TATCAGGATGTTCGGCGAGGAGTTGGTGAAACCTTTCTTTTGGCAATTTCAGCAAGATACTATCCTGCTCGGCCACTGCTGATGCGGCATAAGGTTCATCATCAAAGAGAGGAAATTCGCCAAAGCATTCGCCAGGTTCAATAACCGATTGCAGATATTCCTTACCATCCTCATTGATGTTTACCCAATTAACCCGGCCTTCGACCAATTGAAAATAATAGGAGCCCGGATTACCTTCCATAAAAATCATTTCGCCTTGAGAAACACGTTTATAAACTGCACCCATGGCCAATAACAAATCGATGTTTATCATGTGATTTTAATTGGACAAACCTATACCGACCAAAGATAATAATTTATGACTAGAATCCAAAGCAGGGATGAGCAAAGTCAGTTTAACGACACAAACAACTGAATTACAGAAAGTTA
The sequence above is drawn from the Bacteroidia bacterium genome and encodes:
- a CDS encoding Crp/Fnr family transcriptional regulator; its protein translation is MINIDLLLAMGAVYKRVSQGEMIFMEGNPGSYYFQLVEGRVNWVNINEDGKEYLQSVIEPGECFGEFPLFDDEPYAASAVAEQDSILLKLPKERFHQLLAEHPDIHLAFSKLLVHRLRFKFYLLKELLNHQPEERIAALFKYMRESRSNVCLHCGKVKLTRQQIANMTCLRVETVIRAIRNMHERGEVSIQKGKVYFNNMSGITSSVC